One region of Nerophis lumbriciformis linkage group LG10, RoL_Nlum_v2.1, whole genome shotgun sequence genomic DNA includes:
- the ube2na gene encoding ubiquitin-conjugating enzyme E2Na — protein MAGLPRRIIKETQRLFAEPVPGIQAEPDESNARYFHVVISGPQDSPFEGGTFKLELFLPEEYPMAAPKVRFMTKIYHPNVDKLGRICLDILKDKWSPALQIRTVLLSIQALLSAPNPDDPLANDVAEKWKSNEAEAIETAKSWTRLYAGNK, from the exons GAAACTCAGCGCTTGTTTGCGGAGCCTGTGCCAGGTATCCAGGCGGAGCCTGATGAGAGCAACGCCCGCTATTTTCATGTGGTCATTTCTGGGCCTCAGGACTCACCTTTTGAGGGGGGTACATTTAAACTTGAACTCTTTTTACCGGAGGAATATCCGATGGCAGCCCCTAAAGTTCGCTTCATGACTAAAATATACCATCCAAATGTAGACAAGCTGGGAAGAATATGTCTAGACATTCTGAAAG ATAAATGGTCACCAGCTCTGCAGATTCGCACAGTGCTGCTGTCAATCCAAGCATTACTAAGTGCACCGAACCCTGACGATCCCTTAGCAAATGATGTTGCAGAGAAGTGGAAGAGCAATGAAGCTGAAGCTATAGAGACAG CCAAGTCATGGACCAGACTTTATGCAGGAAACAAATGA